The sequence CGAACTCGGCGTACGTCACGGTGATCAGCAGGGTCAGCAGCAGCATCGACACGTTGACGTGCAGCGGCACCCCGAACACCCGGCCCACGGTCAGGCCGGTGCGCCGGCCGGACCGGCGTGGCGCTCGGGTGCGGGGGTTCACCGCCCCGATGCTACGCCGTGCCGATCATGCTCCGGTGCGCCGATCACGGCCCTGTCACACCGGTGCCCTAACCTTCGGGACATGACGGCGGAACCGGTGATCGACGAGCAGGCCACTCCGGCGGCGGCGCTGCCGGCCACCATCCGGGCGTCGTTGTCGCCGTCGCGGGCGGCGGATTTCAAGACCTGTCCGCTGCTCTACCGGTTCCGCAGCATCGACCGGCTGCCCGAGCGCCCGACGGTGGAGCAGGCCCGGGGCACCCTGGTGCACGCGGTGCTGGAGCGGCTGTTCGACCTGCCGGCCGGCGGGCGCACCCCGGACGCCGCAGGCGGCCTGGTGGCCCCGCAGTGGGACCGGCTGGTCACCGAGCAGCCCGAGCTGGCCGGCCTGTTCGACCCGGGCGACGAGGCGGGCACCGCCGAGTTCCTGCGCTCGGCGGCGGGGCTGCTGGAGGGCTACTTCGCGGTGGAGGACCCGCGCCGGCTGGAGCCGGCCGAGCGGGAGAGCCTGATCTCGGCGGTGGTCGACGAGCAGCTGCTCATCCGGGGCTACCTCGACCGCCTCGACGTCGCGCCGGACGGCGCGCTGCGGGTGGTCGACTACAAGACCGGCGGCGCGCCCCGGGAGGCGTTCGAGGCCCGCGCGCTGTTCCAGCTGAAGTTCTACGCGC comes from Micromonospora purpureochromogenes and encodes:
- a CDS encoding RecB family exonuclease, giving the protein MTAEPVIDEQATPAAALPATIRASLSPSRAADFKTCPLLYRFRSIDRLPERPTVEQARGTLVHAVLERLFDLPAGGRTPDAAGGLVAPQWDRLVTEQPELAGLFDPGDEAGTAEFLRSAAGLLEGYFAVEDPRRLEPAERESLISAVVDEQLLIRGYLDRLDVAPDGALRVVDYKTGGAPREAFEARALFQLKFYALVLWRTRGVVPRVLRLLYLKDAEVCDYSPDAEELLRFERTVVALWQAIEQATARQDFRPRPSRLCDWCSHQAHCPTFGGTPPPFPDRSAAADPLRDARSGPAAPGADE